One Luteibacter aegosomaticola genomic window carries:
- a CDS encoding 4a-hydroxytetrahydrobiopterin dehydratase, protein MSLSPLATQHCQPRKGAEHALDRTAIDGYLKDLPGWVVSADGKAIVKDFPFKDFHHTLGFINAVGFMANQEDHHPDIEAGYGHCHLLWSTHDVGGLSLNDFICAARVEALLDR, encoded by the coding sequence ATGTCGCTCTCGCCCCTCGCCACCCAGCACTGCCAGCCGCGCAAAGGCGCCGAGCACGCGCTCGACCGCACCGCCATCGATGGCTACCTGAAGGACCTGCCGGGCTGGGTTGTAAGCGCCGACGGCAAGGCGATCGTGAAGGATTTCCCGTTCAAGGATTTCCACCACACGCTCGGCTTCATCAACGCCGTGGGGTTCATGGCCAATCAGGAAGACCATCATCCGGACATCGAGGCCGGGTACGGCCACTGCCATCTCCTGTGGTCTACCCACGACGTGGGCGGCCTCTCCCTGAACGATTTCATCTGCGCCGCGCGCGTTGAGGCCCTGCTCGACCGCTGA
- a CDS encoding NfuA family Fe-S biogenesis protein — MIDITERAQAHFQRLIAQQGEDGLGVRLRVVSAGTPSAQCELEFCSTTELTGDEWTIECQGFNLYVDSESMPWLDPASIDYEMTPTGSQLNIRAPRIKGEAPGEGAGVVERVKYVLETEIAPGIASHGGRISLVEVTAEGVVVLRFGGGCHGCGMVDVTLKNGVEKTLRERIPEVTEVRDVTDHATGDKPYFERKAG, encoded by the coding sequence ATGATCGATATCACGGAACGCGCCCAGGCGCATTTCCAGCGGCTGATCGCCCAGCAGGGCGAGGATGGCCTTGGCGTGCGCCTGCGCGTCGTCTCGGCCGGCACCCCTTCGGCGCAGTGCGAGCTCGAGTTCTGCTCCACCACCGAGCTCACGGGTGATGAGTGGACCATCGAGTGCCAGGGTTTCAACCTCTACGTCGATAGCGAGAGCATGCCGTGGCTCGACCCGGCCAGCATCGATTACGAGATGACCCCTACGGGTAGCCAGCTGAACATCCGTGCGCCACGGATCAAGGGTGAGGCACCGGGTGAGGGCGCGGGCGTGGTCGAGCGCGTGAAGTATGTGCTGGAGACCGAAATCGCCCCCGGCATCGCCTCGCATGGCGGTCGCATCTCGCTGGTGGAAGTTACGGCGGAAGGCGTGGTGGTGCTTCGCTTCGGCGGTGGCTGCCATGGTTGCGGCATGGTCGATGTCACGCTGAAGAATGGCGTGGAGAAGACCCTGCGCGAACGCATCCCCGAAGTCACCGAAGTGCGCGACGTCACCGACCACGCGACGGGCGACAAGCCCTACTTCGAACGCAAAGCCGGCTAA
- a CDS encoding cytochrome c, producing the protein MMIRGFTLTLIGAALALSATTTFAAGDPASGSKKIATCVACHGKDGNSVDPQYPRLAGQYADYLEQALHEYKSGKRDNLVMKGFAATLSDQDIDDISAYFHTMPTKLSGLEGHVQGD; encoded by the coding sequence ATGATGATCCGTGGGTTCACCCTGACTCTCATCGGCGCCGCCCTGGCGCTGTCTGCCACCACCACCTTTGCCGCCGGCGACCCGGCCTCGGGTAGCAAGAAGATCGCTACCTGCGTGGCCTGCCACGGCAAGGATGGCAATTCGGTCGATCCGCAGTACCCGCGCCTGGCCGGCCAGTACGCCGACTACCTCGAGCAAGCCCTCCACGAGTACAAGAGCGGCAAGCGCGACAACCTCGTCATGAAGGGCTTCGCGGCCACGCTATCCGATCAGGATATCGACGACATCTCGGCGTATTTCCACACGATGCCGACCAAGCTCAGCGGCCTCGAGGGCCACGTACAGGGCGACTAA
- a CDS encoding c-type cytochrome: MKRLYLYGLIAVAMCATTAHAEGDKTRGRQLVYTCQGCHGVPGYSNVYPSYHVPHIAGQNEQYIVNALKDYQKGFKAPGTGRTHPTMGAQAASLSDKDIADIAAYLSSLAQ; encoded by the coding sequence ATGAAGCGTCTGTATCTGTACGGTCTGATCGCTGTAGCCATGTGTGCCACCACGGCGCACGCTGAAGGGGACAAAACCAGGGGACGCCAGCTCGTGTACACCTGCCAGGGTTGTCACGGCGTACCCGGTTATTCCAACGTCTACCCGTCGTACCACGTGCCGCACATCGCCGGCCAGAACGAGCAGTACATCGTCAACGCGCTGAAGGACTACCAGAAGGGTTTCAAGGCGCCCGGTACCGGCCGCACGCACCCCACCATGGGCGCCCAGGCCGCCAGCCTGTCGGATAAAGACATCGCCGACATCGCCGCCTACCTTTCCAGTCTCGCCCAGTAA
- a CDS encoding TraB/GumN family protein, whose protein sequence is MQSAEHDAPIPAALEGQPIERMRRDGVDYVILGTAHVSRASVEAVNALLETEHFDAVAVELCASRAHGIRDPEAFKQMDLFQVIRQGKAGMVAASLVLGSFQKRLAAQYGIEPGAEMKAAMDGADARGLPVWLVDREVGTTLKRAWRSVGFFQRFGLLAGMLGSVFEREDIAEADIEKLKQSDLLEASFSEFAKDSAPLYRALIAERDEFMAAKLREYGDRMDDAAPSRKVLVVIGAGHLKGMSHELGHQHGVPSAIADELAVTPPAAKWPKYLAVGIVLAIFAVIGYAFYRNPSLGKEALLNWVLLTGGLSALGALIAGGHPLSIIAAFVAGPIKPFRPGIPSGAVSAMVEAWIRKPRVVDFEQLRDDITHWTGWWKNRVARTLLNFFLVCIGTIAGEYIAGIHIIRTLL, encoded by the coding sequence ATGCAGTCCGCCGAGCACGACGCCCCCATCCCCGCGGCCCTGGAAGGCCAGCCTATCGAGCGCATGCGCCGCGATGGGGTCGATTACGTCATCCTGGGCACGGCGCATGTGTCGCGCGCGAGCGTCGAGGCGGTCAACGCACTGCTTGAAACCGAGCACTTCGATGCCGTCGCCGTGGAGCTGTGCGCCAGCCGTGCGCACGGCATCCGCGATCCGGAGGCCTTCAAGCAGATGGATCTGTTCCAGGTCATCCGCCAGGGCAAGGCCGGCATGGTCGCGGCGAGCCTGGTGCTCGGTTCGTTCCAGAAGCGCCTGGCCGCGCAGTACGGCATCGAGCCCGGCGCGGAAATGAAGGCGGCGATGGATGGCGCGGATGCGCGCGGCCTGCCGGTGTGGCTCGTCGATCGCGAGGTCGGCACCACGCTCAAGCGAGCATGGCGTAGCGTAGGCTTCTTCCAGCGCTTCGGCCTGCTGGCCGGCATGCTGGGCAGCGTATTCGAGCGCGAAGACATCGCCGAAGCCGATATCGAGAAGCTCAAGCAATCCGACCTGCTCGAGGCCTCCTTCAGCGAGTTCGCGAAGGATTCGGCACCGCTGTACCGCGCCCTGATCGCCGAGCGCGATGAGTTCATGGCAGCAAAGCTGCGCGAATACGGCGACCGGATGGATGACGCCGCACCCAGCCGCAAGGTACTGGTGGTGATCGGCGCAGGCCACCTCAAGGGCATGAGCCACGAACTGGGCCACCAGCACGGCGTGCCGTCGGCCATCGCCGATGAGCTCGCCGTCACGCCGCCGGCGGCGAAATGGCCGAAGTACCTGGCCGTTGGCATCGTGCTGGCGATCTTTGCCGTCATCGGCTACGCGTTCTACCGCAACCCCAGCCTGGGCAAGGAAGCGCTGTTGAACTGGGTGCTGCTGACCGGCGGCCTCTCGGCACTGGGCGCACTGATTGCAGGTGGCCACCCACTCAGCATCATCGCTGCGTTTGTCGCCGGCCCGATCAAGCCGTTCCGCCCCGGCATCCCGTCTGGCGCCGTCAGCGCCATGGTCGAAGCATGGATCCGCAAGCCGCGCGTGGTCGATTTCGAGCAGCTGCGCGATGACATCACGCACTGGACCGGTTGGTGGAAGAACCGCGTGGCGCGGACACTGCTGAACTTCTTCCTCGTGTGCATTGGGACGATCGCCGGTGAGTACATCGCCGGGATCCATATCATCCGGACGCTGCTGTAA
- a CDS encoding carbon-nitrogen hydrolase — MTRKTLKVALLQETDRGSRDANLDAIEAGLREAAKAGVELVLLQELHNGPYFCQHESVGEFDRAETIPGPGTERIGKLAEELKLVVIASIFEKRATGLYHNTAVVFDRSAVIAGKYRKMHIPDDPAFYEKFYFTPGDIGFEPIQTSVGKLGVLVCWDQWYPEAARLMALAGADILFYPTAIGWDPNDDDAEKARQREAWITVQRGHAVANGLPLLSCNRTGYEADPSGVGSGIQFWGSSFVAGPQGEFLAQAGTEGRELLIVDVDMERSEHVRRIWPFLRDRRIDAYADLTKRYRD; from the coding sequence ATGACCCGCAAGACCCTCAAGGTCGCCCTCCTCCAGGAAACCGACCGCGGTAGCCGCGATGCCAACCTCGACGCGATCGAGGCCGGCCTGCGCGAAGCCGCGAAAGCCGGTGTTGAACTGGTACTGCTGCAGGAACTGCACAACGGCCCGTACTTCTGCCAGCACGAGAGCGTGGGCGAGTTCGACCGCGCCGAGACCATCCCCGGCCCGGGCACCGAACGCATCGGCAAGCTGGCCGAGGAGCTGAAGCTCGTCGTCATCGCTTCCATCTTCGAGAAGCGCGCCACCGGCCTGTACCACAACACCGCCGTGGTCTTTGATCGCTCGGCCGTCATCGCGGGCAAGTACCGCAAGATGCACATCCCCGATGATCCGGCGTTCTACGAGAAGTTCTACTTCACGCCGGGCGACATCGGCTTCGAGCCGATCCAGACCTCCGTGGGCAAGCTCGGCGTGCTCGTGTGCTGGGACCAGTGGTACCCGGAAGCCGCGCGCCTGATGGCGCTGGCCGGCGCTGACATCCTCTTCTATCCCACTGCGATTGGCTGGGACCCCAATGACGACGACGCCGAGAAGGCGCGCCAGCGCGAGGCATGGATTACCGTGCAGCGTGGTCACGCCGTCGCCAACGGGCTGCCGCTGCTCTCGTGCAACCGCACGGGTTACGAGGCGGACCCTTCCGGCGTGGGCAGCGGCATCCAGTTCTGGGGCTCCAGCTTCGTCGCAGGTCCGCAGGGTGAGTTCCTGGCCCAGGCCGGCACCGAGGGTCGCGAACTGCTCATCGTCGATGTCGACATGGAGCGCAGCGAGCACGTGCGCCGCATCTGGCCGTTCCTGCGTGATCGCCGCATTGATGCGTACGCCGACCTCACCAAGCGTTACCGCGATTAA
- a CDS encoding agmatine deiminase family protein, whose amino-acid sequence MTPPAMTNSASYRLPAEWEPQAGVLIAWPHDGTDWAERLAGVETTYVALAAAVTRFEPLHIIVADAELRERARLAIEEAGADMARVHFIELPYDDTWLRDSGPITLTGPNGVLLNDYRFTGWGGKFGAEQDDAIIAGLLQRGVLSGLPHKRIDWALEGGGIESDGKGTILTTWKCLVQRHPDLSRESMTDTLATTLHADRVLWLEHGYLEGDDTDAHIDTLARFSPDGGIVFQACDDASDPHFEELGQMASELAELRSPEGKPYVLHPLPWAQPIIDEGRRLAASYANYLIVNGAVLVPAYGDRVDAEAARIIGLAHPGREVVQVPCRPLIWQNGSLHCITMQLPADIAK is encoded by the coding sequence ATGACCCCACCCGCCATGACCAACTCCGCTTCTTACCGCCTCCCCGCCGAGTGGGAGCCGCAGGCCGGCGTCCTTATCGCCTGGCCGCACGACGGTACCGACTGGGCCGAGCGCCTGGCGGGGGTGGAAACCACCTACGTGGCCCTGGCGGCCGCCGTCACCCGCTTCGAGCCGCTGCACATCATCGTGGCCGATGCCGAACTGCGCGAACGCGCACGCCTGGCCATCGAAGAGGCCGGCGCCGATATGGCGCGCGTGCACTTCATCGAACTGCCCTACGACGACACCTGGCTGCGCGACTCCGGTCCGATCACCCTGACCGGCCCGAACGGCGTGCTGCTCAACGATTACCGCTTCACCGGCTGGGGCGGCAAGTTCGGTGCCGAGCAGGATGACGCGATCATCGCCGGCCTGCTCCAGCGCGGCGTGCTCAGCGGCCTGCCGCACAAGCGCATCGACTGGGCGCTGGAAGGCGGCGGCATCGAGAGCGATGGCAAGGGCACGATCCTCACCACGTGGAAGTGCCTGGTGCAGCGCCACCCAGACCTTTCCCGCGAATCGATGACCGACACGCTGGCGACCACCCTGCACGCCGATCGCGTGCTGTGGCTGGAGCATGGCTACCTTGAAGGCGACGACACCGACGCCCATATCGATACGCTCGCGCGCTTCAGCCCGGATGGCGGCATCGTCTTCCAGGCCTGCGACGACGCCAGCGATCCGCATTTCGAAGAACTGGGCCAGATGGCCTCGGAACTTGCCGAACTGCGCTCGCCGGAAGGCAAGCCGTACGTGCTGCACCCCCTGCCCTGGGCCCAGCCGATCATCGACGAAGGCCGCCGCCTGGCAGCGTCCTACGCGAACTACCTGATCGTGAATGGCGCAGTGCTGGTGCCGGCGTATGGCGACCGCGTCGATGCGGAAGCGGCCCGGATCATCGGGCTGGCCCATCCGGGCCGCGAAGTGGTGCAGGTGCCGTGCCGCCCGCTCATCTGGCAGAACGGCAGCCTGCATTGCATCACCATGCAGCTGCCCGCCGATATCGCCAAGTAA